A section of the Maylandia zebra isolate NMK-2024a linkage group LG8, Mzebra_GT3a, whole genome shotgun sequence genome encodes:
- the vstm4b gene encoding V-set and transmembrane domain-containing protein 4: MHLTESLWRLQLWKMKISSVVLAFLTRVLFADLCLAINATITPSPFTVAQEGENITLTCVVSQRRRNTALPVVKWTFLPAGTDQPEDELLIARVNMRKERFYGNYTKSFPWPKMKLTVVKQGKIFELVILNVSEGDRGLYMCRVQEFKKHQARWKASSNYTAATELRVHVLPATKAKESLWSLFEDVYLCAVLICSVGLLCMCMFTVTVTCQYIHRKKRLKDNYHLVKSPQNSSGETVTSVISVSPALPKKERRYRKKRSRDYQEEIPPEIPAKVPIGDKTHKPKLLKPQPRKVVLPRIVEENLTYAELDLVKPIPETKASRSGTVYAQILFEEQQL, encoded by the exons ATGCATTTAACTGAGAGTTTATGGAGGTTGCAGTTGTGGAAAATGAAGATCTCCTCTGTGGTCTTGGCTTTCCTGACCCGAGTTCTGTTTGCAG ATCTGTGTTTGGCCATCAACGCCACCATCACCCCTTCTCCCTTCACGGTGGCCCAGGAGGGAGAAAATATCACACTTACTTGTGTTGTTTCCCAGCGACGTCGCAACACAGCGTTACCTGTGGTTAAATGGACCTTTCTACCGGCGGGCACAGATCAACCAGAAGACGAACTCCTCATCGCCCGTGTCAATATGAGGAAGGAGCGTTTCTATGGCAACTACACAAAAAGTTTCCCATGGCCAAAGATGAAGCTGACAGTGGTGAAACAGGGGAAGATCTTTGAGCTGGTTATCTTGAACGTGTCCGAGGGGGACCGGGGGCTCTACATGTGCCGGGTGCAGGAGTTTAAAAAGCATCAGGCTCGCTGGAAAGCTTCATCCAACTACACTGCTGCTACTGAGCTCAGAG TGCATGTCCTACCGGCCACCAAGGCCAAAGAAAGTCTGTGGAGCTTGTTTGAAG atgTGTACCTGTGTGCAGTGCTGATCTGCTCAGTGGGTCtgctgtgcatgtgcatgttcaCCGTGACAGTGACCTGCCAGTACATACATAGGAAGAAGAGGCTAAAAG ACAATTACCACTTGGTCAAAAGCCCGCAAAACAG CTCAGGAGAAACAGTCACCAGTGTGATCAGTGTGTCTCCTGCTCTACCAAAGAAGGAGAGGAGATACAGGAAGAAAAGGAGCCGAGACTACCAAGAGGAGATACCACCAGAGATACCGGCAAAAG TTCCCATTggagacaaaacacacaaaccgaAACTTTTAAAACCTCAACCAAGAAAAGTAGTGTTG CCGAGGATAGTGGAGGAGAACCTGACCTACGCAGAGCTGGATCTGGTGAAGCCAATTCCAGAGACCAAGGCATCACGTAGTGGCACAGTGTACGCCCAGATACTGTTCGAAGAACAGCAGCTATGA
- the LOC143419946 gene encoding uncharacterized protein LOC143419946, which yields MRVFKTRGCLLAAIRIIFLTEFLLTSVRGDGADSETLDIKYVLIGGGIGLLLVAVFIITKICIIRKQVSQNNEDVNMRRFSEPQLHSLSHLSQSERSDAAVSRAV from the exons ATGAGAGTGTTTAAGACACGTGGATGTTTGCTGGCAGCAATCAGGATTATCTTTTTAACTG agTTTTTGCTGACAAGTGTGAGAGGAGACGGCGCAGATTCAGAAACATTAG ATATTAAGTATGTTTTGATCGGAGGTGGGATCGGCCTGTTGTTAGTTGCTGTATTCATTATAACAAAGATCTGCATCATTAGGAAGCAAGTGAGTCAAAACAATGAAG ATGTCAACATGAGAAGATTTTCAGAG CCTCAGTTGCATTCTTTGAGCcatctcagccaatcagaacgtTCTGATGCAGCGGTGTCCAGGGCCGTGTGA